DNA sequence from the Synechococcus sp. MU1617 genome:
CGCGGTGAACATCGTCTTGCTGAAGAGCTGACGAAGGAGCTGCCCAACGAGATTCAGGTCTCTGTTCTGACCGGTGCCATCTCTCAGGCGCGTGAGCAAGTTCTAGAGCTCGAGCGAGAGATTTCTGAGTTGAACTACAGGCTCAGCGAGTTACGCCCTCAGGACCCTGTGCTGAAGGCGCAGGACACAGTCGAGATCGTGTCCCAGTTTCTTCAGCATGGGCTTCAAGAGATTCCCAAACGGATGCAGTTCAACTCTTGGCTTCAGCAGCTCGGTATTTCTTGGGTCATGAGTGGAGACTCGATTCAGCTTCACTACAACCGGCTTGGTCCCAATGGGTTTCCGACGGATTCCTGGGGGACTGCGCTTGGAGAGCTGCATGCCCTGCGAGCGATGGGTTACGAGCGCGGCTTTGCCTTCTTGTTCGCTGGCAAGACTTGGTTCAATCAACTGGTGACAGGACGAGGAGGGGTGATCAAGGAGCCTGGCAAGTTTCCGCGGCCTGTCTTCCCCCCAGAGGTTGTGGCTGGTCTCCAAGAGATTGCTCGCTTCCGTGCATCAGAGCTTGGTTACGAAGTTGATCTTGGAGGCGATAGAAGCGAGGGACGACAATGAAAACAAGCGTGAGCTTCAGCAGTTCCCTGAAGGCGCTCTGTTCGAGTTATCAACAGTCTTCTTTGCTTCGAGCTGAGTGTGGCGACTCTATGGACTGGAAAGATGTTGGACGTTGCCCTGTTTTTGTAGTGGGGTGTGTAGATCTATAGACCCCACTACAAGAATGGGGACAGCTCCAACGCGATCACCTCAAAGCGGTAGGTACGGACGCCATCAACCTGGAGCCTCTGCCTCTGGGTGGTGAACCCCGCCACCTTGAGCAGCGCCTTGGCGAACGTTGCGGGGACGTCGTCGTCTGGTCCAGGAATGGTGACGCGGCCACCGAGGATGTCTCGCAGTTCCCGTGCCTCGTGCTTATTCAGGCTCTGCACCTCTGCTGCCATCGCGCGGAACTCAGCGCTATCGACAGTGAATGACCTTGCAGCGATCAGGTCATGCACCCTGACGCGCAGCATCCACACATAGGCATGGCTGGGGTCTACCGCTGCCAGGTCCACCCAAATGCCGTTCTTGGTCTCCCTACTGGCCTCTGAGTTGGCCTGGTCAATGGTCTTCTGACCAGTCATGACCTCATGGATCAGCTGGGTCCGGCGGCTCAGTTCAGCCTGCTTTTTCTGTTTATCCCGCTGAGCCTTCGGGATAACAACAGCGTTGTCGCTGATCAGCTCGTCAAACGGCCGGAGCGTGTAGCCCTGATCCTTGAGGCGGCATGCCAACACGTGCTCGTTATTGACGGCCTCATAGTTGACCCGAGCTTCGAGGGCGACTGAGTAGCGCACGGTTGCCGGGTCAACGCCTTTCAGGTGGTCTCGGTAGAGCTCCTGCATCTTCGGGTCGATCGCAGTGAACCTGGCACGGCTGACCTCTTCTTGTGATGTCCGCCCAGTTCCGATCTTTGCCATCGGTGCTGAGACAGGCGACAGCATGATCCGCCGATCTGCGCTTCGTGCCCTGGCGACGGCTTGCATGGCGTCTTGGGGGGCCATCGCGAATTGCTGCACACAAGCAGCGATGCCAACGGTTGAGGCCTCATACGAGATGCCAGAGACCACAGATGGGCTGTATCCGACCAAGGTGTACTGACCTGCGACCGCATTGGTGTTGGACATCAGTTCAGCGACCTCCAAGGATGAGGAGTTGTCGCTGTGGATCAGAAAGCTGCGAGAAAAAGGTGCGCTGAATTTCTTCAGTGACTCTGCTTCGCCCATCGAGAGCCAGACCTGCTGGCCTTGATCGATGGTCTGTCCGCACAGCTGCTGGAGCTTGTCGATGTTGTCAGCAGTAGCGGCGCCATAGAACAGGTCGGACTGCCGGCGAAACGTGGTGTTGATGACCTGAGGTTGAACACCAGACAGCGCCTGTAGCCATTCCAGCTCGATGTCGCCTATGCCCGCTTCAGCAGCGATGATGATGAGCTCTGGGTTTCGTATCAACCGTTCAACTGACCGGATCGCCTCACGCCTGCTGTCTCTCATCCCGTCAGTCCCGTCCAGGAGCAGATGCAGGGTTGCTTGGGTGAGCTCGTCAAGGAACAGCACAGCTGGCCTGGGGTTCTCCTCCAGGTCGTGGCTCCATCTCCACATGTCCAACTCGCCGCTGTCCTTCTTGATCGATTCGCAGCAGCAGAACAGACCGTCCCTGCGCTCTCCACGTTCACGCTCAAACGTGCCTCTGGATGAGCTGAGGTCCCTGACACCGAACTCAGCAGCGCCTTTGTGGACCAGCGAGGCACGGTGATACAGACCCAGCACGATGACCTTGTGGCCCAGGGCCTGCTCCATCAGGTCAATGGCACCGACTGAGGCCTTGGTCTTGCCAGTACCCGTGGGGCCCTCCAGGGCGATAATTCGCCCCTGCATCCGCGCCTTGACCAGGTCCTCCGGCTCGAACTCGCGATCGATCGTGGTCGTCCGCCAGTTGCCCTTCAGTCGGGAGTAATGGCCCTTTTGACCCTCGTTCAGGTTGAAGCTGTCGGTTTGATCGGCTGAGCGGTCAAACGTGCCGGCGACCAGTGCCTTGCCCTTCGCCGCGAAGTAGTCGTCCGTCTTGGCCTTGCCTGGATCTGTCCAGGTGAACCAGTTGGCATCAGCTCCAGCTCGATTCAGCTGCCCTGCTACTCGCTGCGCAGCGCGCTCAGAGTTGCTGCCGTTGTCAAACCTGACAATCATCCGACGGCCACCCTTCGCGAGCTTCTGCAGGGGCACACGGAGGCGATCTGATCGGGTCTTTTGCCCTGCTGAGTTGATGCCGTTAATGCCGACGGCGAGCTGACCATGGGAGGTCGCAGACAACGCCTTAAGGGCTGATTCCTCGACCCAGATGGGGACCGCCGGGTTACTGAAGATGAACTGCCATGCCATCTCCGGGGTGTACTCCTCCCGAGTGCAGATGAACCCGTGATGATCCAGCAGATGCAAGGCG
Encoded proteins:
- a CDS encoding DUF3854 domain-containing protein — encoded protein: MRKNFQGLRPHTTEQLRAELVVDHLINLDDYIRGAITLGADEGWREALNRKAQEQIKEVKENLNLRPNEVAWEERSITRKTDYRFRETPPENWNIYSVGMTNKGVLLTGLHFAGQRKHPSIRTREKGEVRFDCTGTQVKVYLPPLTWEYALHLLDHHGFICTREEYTPEMAWQFIFSNPAVPIWVEESALKALSATSHGQLAVGINGINSAGQKTRSDRLRVPLQKLAKGGRRMIVRFDNGSNSERAAQRVAGQLNRAGADANWFTWTDPGKAKTDDYFAAKGKALVAGTFDRSADQTDSFNLNEGQKGHYSRLKGNWRTTTIDREFEPEDLVKARMQGRIIALEGPTGTGKTKASVGAIDLMEQALGHKVIVLGLYHRASLVHKGAAEFGVRDLSSSRGTFERERGERRDGLFCCCESIKKDSGELDMWRWSHDLEENPRPAVLFLDELTQATLHLLLDGTDGMRDSRREAIRSVERLIRNPELIIIAAEAGIGDIELEWLQALSGVQPQVINTTFRRQSDLFYGAATADNIDKLQQLCGQTIDQGQQVWLSMGEAESLKKFSAPFSRSFLIHSDNSSSLEVAELMSNTNAVAGQYTLVGYSPSVVSGISYEASTVGIAACVQQFAMAPQDAMQAVARARSADRRIMLSPVSAPMAKIGTGRTSQEEVSRARFTAIDPKMQELYRDHLKGVDPATVRYSVALEARVNYEAVNNEHVLACRLKDQGYTLRPFDELISDNAVVIPKAQRDKQKKQAELSRRTQLIHEVMTGQKTIDQANSEASRETKNGIWVDLAAVDPSHAYVWMLRVRVHDLIAARSFTVDSAEFRAMAAEVQSLNKHEARELRDILGGRVTIPGPDDDVPATFAKALLKVAGFTTQRQRLQVDGVRTYRFEVIALELSPFL